The proteins below are encoded in one region of Brassica napus cultivar Da-Ae chromosome A6, Da-Ae, whole genome shotgun sequence:
- the LOC125610072 gene encoding uncharacterized protein LOC125610072: MVCFCFLVDQKRKVKRSKPAAGTCSRCGHGASIADMKTSTRFCFVPIYWKSWRAVVCSFCGSVLKSYR, encoded by the coding sequence ATGGTATGTTTCTGTTTCTTGGTGGATCAGAAGAGGAAAGTGAAGCGGAGCAAACCGGCGGCAGGAACTTGCTCACGGTGCGGCCATGGCGCTAGCATCGCCGACATGAAGACGTCGACGAGATTTTGTTTCGTTCCAATTTACTGGAAATCTTGGAGAGCCGTTGTTTGCAGTTTCTGTGGCTCTGTTCTTAAGTCCTACCGTTAA